A genome region from Solanum pennellii chromosome 12, SPENNV200 includes the following:
- the LOC107006028 gene encoding E3 ubiquitin-protein ligase ATL9-like codes for MKHKTNTFYFVLCFFRVVAEAGTILDTPSISPTTLTHPIDPSNVQISPTLAVILACLVLTLFAGVFMYMRRMSPDSFDHSLGFHFLRNRSPISRGLDPEIIKTFPVFIYSDVKSLNLGKSILECAVCLNEFEEEETLRLLPNCHHVFHPECIDAWLAFRTTCPVCRTNLKTKPIKQTHPQHVNSVTDTVIDIHVTSHCGPQEGPQEVNNASPHNISNFSNAKRKTPDFISITRKSSTPRRTNISRMFNRSHSTGHSLIQPGQNCERFTLKLPEDARKRLMELSLSRAYNNGEVLSLERSSSKGYRFEPGNGRFKFLSTPNLLSNKPGSSKEEKSEKEPKNLLKSVKSPLSLLCLTEKEETGERSFTYLRSNPSS; via the coding sequence ATGAAGCATAAGACGAATACATTTTATTTCGTCTTATGCTTTTTTCGCGTAGTAGCAGAAGCTGGTACAATTTTAGACACACCATCAATATCTCCAACAACGTTAACACACCCGATAGACCCCTCAAATGTTCAAATTAGCCCAACGTTAGCGGTTATACTTGCTTGTCTTGTATTAACCCTATTCGCCGGTGTCTTCATGTATATGCGTCGTATGAGCCCCGATTCCTTCGATCATTCATTAGGTTTTCATTTTCTACGAAATCGTTCTCCTATCTCTCGAGGGCTCGATCCTGAGATCATTAAAACGTTTCCAGTATTCATCTATTCAGATGTCAAATCATTGAATTTAGGCAAATCCATCTTAGAATGCGCGGTTTGTCTCAACGAATTCGAAGAGGAAGAAACTCTCCGTCTCTTACCAAATTGTCATCATGTTTTTCACCCCGAATGTATCGATGCTTGGCTCGCCTTCCGAACCACTTGCCCCGTCTGCCGAACCAATCTCAAAACCAAACCAATTAAACAAACCCATCCTCAACATGTAAATTCAGTTACTGACACTGTCATTGATATCCACGTGACAAGTCATTGTGGACCCCAGGAGGGTCCACAAGAGGTAAATAATGCATCGCCTCATAATATTTCGAATTTTAGTAATGCAAAAAGGAAAACTCCTGATTTTATTAGCATTACAAGAAAATCATCAACACCTAGACGAACGAATATATCGCGTATGTTTAATCGATCACACTCAACGGGTCATTCGTTGATTCAACCGGGTCAAAATTGCGAGAGGTTTACGCTAAAATTACCGGAGGATGCACGTAAAAGATTGATGGAATTAAGCTTGAGTAGAGCTTATAACAATGGTGAAGTTTTATCTCTAGAGAGGAGTTCATCTAAAGGGTACCGGTTCGAACCGGGAAATGGGCGGTTCAAGTTTTTATCGACTCCGAATTTGTTATCTAATAAACCCGGTTcgtcaaaggaggagaaaagtgaaaaagaaCCGAAGAATCTGTTGAAGTCCGTTAAGTCGCCgttaagtttgttatgtttgaCGGAAAAGGAGGAAACGGGAGAAagatcttttacttatttaagaTCTAATCCTTCAAGTTAG
- the LOC114075375 gene encoding transcription factor bHLH94-like produces the protein MALETVVHPQEQYNGYVCKEFYGYEMQESYILDNNYEYTSSCNCSMMQNEADQASIIGGAINFVKELEHNLQFLQAKKILISHLEKNDILSSLLFADFFSFPRYSNCSCESSVAVEKSRSLLMSHDIQMNLVASHVNLKILTKRRPKQLMKIVVGLQCLWLTILHLNVTTIHNQIVLCSISAKLEEGCQLTTIEEISHAVNQLLGRIQEEEATSSSN, from the exons atggcATTAGAGACAGTGGTTCACCCTCAAGAACAATATAATGGCTATGTTTGTAAAGAATTTTATGGCTATGAAATGCAAGAAAGTTATATTCTTGACAACAATTATGAGTACACTTCATCTTGTAATTGTTCAATGATGCAAAATGAA GCGGACCAAGCATCAATAATTGGAGGAGCCATAAACTTTGTAAAAGAGCTAGAGCATAATCTCCAATTTCTACaagctaaaaaaatattaatttctcatctcgaaaaaaatgatatattatcATCATTACTTTTTGCTGATTTCTTCTCCTTTCCAAGATACTCGAATTGTTCATGTGAGTCATCAGTAGCAGTGGAGAAATCTCGATCGCTACTGATGAGTCATGACATACAAATGAACTTAGTAGCGAGTCATGTCAACCTCAAAATACTCACAAAGAGAAGACCAAAACAACTCATGAAGATAGTAGTTGGCCTTCAATGCTTGTGGCTAACTATTCTTCACCTTAATGTCACTACTATTCATAACCAAATTGTTCTTTGCTCCATCAGTGCTAAg CTAGAGGAAGGGTGCCAATTGACAACAATAGAAGAAATCTCTCATGCTGTTAACCAATTATTGGGTAGAATTCAAGAAGAGGAGGCTACTTCAAGttcaaactaa
- the LOC107006054 gene encoding RING-H2 finger protein ATL54-like, which yields MRPRMLFPTSNQTTNCHNVCDSTCPYGCYPYPNINFYIPPPPTPIESNNKVVQNILPYIIISIALFVSLFLLLTYYIIVVRNCSNWNRRRTRGEGDDDESIIDHPIWYINTIGIEVSFVNLITIFKYKTGDGLVDGTECSVCLNEFQDDESLKLLPKCNHAFHIDCIDTWLRSPIHEQGL from the coding sequence ATGAGGCCAAGAATGTTATTTCCAACTTCAAACCAAACTACAAATTGCCATAATGTTTGTGACTCAACATGTCCTTATGGTTGCTATCCATACCCTAATATAAACTTTTACATCCCACCACCACCAACACCAATCGAATCGAACAACAAAGTTGTTCAGAACATTTtaccttatattattatatccaTCGCGTTATTTGTTAGCTTGTTCCTACTCCTTACCTACTACATAATCGTAGTAAGAAATTGCTCGAATTGGAATCGTAGAAGAACGAGAGGAGAAGGCGATGACGATGAGTCGATTATTGATCATCCAATTTGGTACATCAATACTATAGGAATTGAAGTTTCTTTCGTCAATTTGATTACAATTTTCAAGTACAAAACAGGGGATGGTTTAGTTGATGGAACAGAGTGCTCCGTTTGTTTGAATGAATTTCAAGATGACGAATCACTTAAGTTGTTACCTAAATGTAATCATGCATTTCACATCGATTGTATCGATACGTGGCTTAGATCACCCATCCACGAACAAGGATTATGA